A window of Polyodon spathula isolate WHYD16114869_AA chromosome 30, ASM1765450v1, whole genome shotgun sequence contains these coding sequences:
- the zbtb21 gene encoding zinc finger and BTB domain-containing protein 21: protein MEGLTHYINPAHAVSLLSSLNEQRLKGKLCDVLLIVGDHKFRAHKSVLAGSSEYFHSLFASGDGETRSVVQLDFCEPDVFEDVLNYIYSSSIVVEKDCLAAVQELGYSLGISFLTNILSKKPQALYTGSRRRTPFSEEDESGLQKRTVIVCQGRSDKPRTSSAQGKQPSPTPLADLKQFSTIKSNKTSTSQNVSESGQAWAKDSGASSGNDKESETPASVSPVRKSAGVIESLVRKTSPATVVQMGKSIEMSPTRPQLSTSLSFNDSKALQERVQPNSTGHRDHRTLAHHSSVGPHASPGRPEPDRQRIDRSGPLIKSLLRRSLSMDSPVPFYSPAFELKSMQAPEETVLRPGPEKSAEHKRVKETPKVIQPPHRRPGVFSKPSETEVHVKTEPSSPLVDPPEIIRVTVGDGLPVNLRDLQMNTEHLRNVTKHSFKRKSRPDCKRTPSKKSKYVIDDGDFGMEQTRRATAPHDSDAEGDPELNETRQSRIFKCWSCLKIFRSNTGLYRHVNMYHNPEKPYSCDICHKRFHTNFKVWTHCQTQHGVVKNPAPASSSYSVLDEKFQRKLIDIVREREIKKALLAKLRRNKQGLGGSQAQHFPKRGLRSKPKTYFCTYCGKVFRFHSQFKQHIKMHPGEKPATEVDEEREGGGGGDHLSKLQEPPGCPSPGKAQELYPCKLCNAKLPSPVEQGNHERLCRHATVCPYCNLRFTTPELKREHEGQCEYKKLTCLECMRTFKSSFSIWRHQVEVHNQNTMTPKERLSLSPADLNGETPEEAARPEPELAEARGSCDSSTVSKNDPVLSDYSEQMLFEDSDESLNAPEDLSVSRKLDLKIKEEPAEEAEEVVEDDEVSEPGVELKDSAAGMEVNVWTCEKCGKIFAVRNQLERHQELLCHIKPFVCHICNKAFRTNFRLWSHFQSHMASSEESSSKEADPPHPSSASPSPPPPTPAPPQPLSPPSRVKRPETERARRASFSSFSTPKPSDPDKSITPQESDTLFYHAPPLSAITFKRQFMCKLCHRTFKTAFSLWSHEQSHTNV from the coding sequence ATGGAGGGGCTGACTCATTACATTAACCCAGCACATGCAGTGTCCTTGCTCAGCTCACTAAATGAACAGCGCTTGAAAGGGAAACTCTGCGACGTCCTTCTGATCGTGGGGGATCACAAATTCCGAGCTCACAAGAGCGTCCTGGCAGGGAGCAGCGAGTATTTCCACTCGCTGTTTGCCAGTGGAGACGGCGAAACCCGCTCCGTAGTCCAGCTCGATTTCTGTGAACCAGATGTCTTTGAGGACGTGTTGAATTACATCTACTCCTCTTCCATCGTTGTTGAAAAGGACTGCCTAGCAGCAGTCCAGGAACTTGGATACAGCCTTGGGATCTCCTTTCTCACCAACATCCTGTCCAAGAAGCCACAAGCCTTGTACACTGGCTCCAGGAGGAGGACACCCTTCTCTGAGGAGGACGAGAGTGGTTTGCAAAAACGTACTGTCATTGTGTGCCAGGGTCGCAGTGATAAACCACGCACAAGTTCAGCACAAGGGAAACAGCCTAGCCCGACGCCACTGGctgatttaaaacaattttcCACTATAAAGAGCAACAAGACATCTACTAGTCAAAACGTAAGTGAATCCGGTCAAGCTTGGGCAAAAGACAGCGGCGCTTCTTCAGGTAATGACAAAGAAAGTGAAACGCCAGCAAGCGTCTCGCCCGTCAGGAAGTCCGCCGGTGTCATTGAGAGTCTTGTCAGAAAGACCAGCCCAGCCACTGTTGTGCAGATGGGGAAGTCCATCGAGATGTCTCCTACAAGGCCGCAGTTGTCCACTTCCTTGTCCTTTAACGATTCGAAAGCATTGCAGGAGAGAGTGCAGCCAAACAGCACTGGCCACAGAGACCACAGAACCCTGGCGCATCATTCCAGTGTGGGACCCCATGCTTCTCCAGGAAGACCAGAACCGGACAGGCAGAGAATCGACAGGAGCGGCCCACTTATCAAGAGTCTCTTGCGCAGGTCATTGTCTATGGATAGCCCGGTTCCTTTCTATTCCCCAGCTTTCGAATTGAAATCTATGCAAGCCCCAGAAGAAACCGTGCTTCGACCAGGGCCTGAAAAGTCTGCTGAGCACAAACGGGTCAAGGAGACGCCAAAGGTTATTCAGCCACCACACCGTAGACCTGGTGTTTTCAGCAAGCCCTCTGAAACGGAGGTCCATGTGAAAACAGAACCAAGCAGCCCACTCGTGGATCCTCCTGAGATAATAAGAGTGACTGTCGGGGATGGTTTGCCTGTAAACCTGAGAGACCTGCAGATGAACACTGAGCACCTTAGAAATGTAACCAAGCACTCTTTTAAAAGGAAGTCCCGGCCAGACTGCAAGAGAACCCCGTCTAAGAAATCGAAATATGTTATCGATGATGGCGATTTCGGAATGGAGCAAACCAGACGTGCCACAGCTCCCCACGATTCCGATGCGGAAGGGGATCCCGAATTAAACGAAACGCGGCAGAGCAGGATATTTAAATGCTGGAGCTGTCTGAAGATATTCAGATCTAACACTGGACTCTATCGGCACGTCAACATGTATCACAATCCCGAGAAGCCGTATTCCTGCGACATCTGCCACAAGCGCTTCCATACGAACTTTAAAGTGTGGACACACTGCCAGACTCAGCACGGCGTAGTGAAGAACCCGGCCCCTGCTTCCAGCTCTTACTCCGTCTTGGATGAAAAGTTTCAGAGGAAGCTCATAGACATCGTCAGAGAAAGGGAAATAAAGAAAGCCTTGTTGGCCAAGCTGAGACGGAACAAGCAAGGACTAGGTGGCTCCCAAGCTCAGCATTTTCCCAAAAGGGGCCTGAGGTCAAAGCCTAAGACCTACTTCTGTACTTACTGTGGAAAGGTGTTCCGTTTCCACTCGCAGTTCAAGCAGCACATAAAGATGCATCCTGGGGAAAAACCTGCAACGGAAGTCGATGAAGAAAGAGAAGGTGGCGGTGGTGGTGATCATCTGTCCAAATTGCAGGAGCCGCCTGGCTGCCCCAGTCCAGGGAAAGCACAAGAACTGTACCCTTGCAAACTTTGCAATGCGAAACTGCCCTCGCCAGTGGAACAGGGAAACCACGAGAGACTCTGCAGGCATGCCACCGTGTGCCCGTACTGCAATCTGAGGTTCACCACCCCAGAGTTAAAGAGAGAACACGAGGGCCAGTGTGAATACAAAAAGCTCACCTGTCTTGAATGCATGCGCACCTTTAAGTCCTCCTTCAGCATCTGGCGTCACCAGGTCGAGGTTCACAATCAAAACACAATGACCCCGAAGGAGCGGCTGTCCCTCAGTCCCGCCGATCTCAACGGGGAAACACCCGAGGAAGCTGCAAGACCGGAACCCGAGTTGGCAGAAGCGAGGGGCTCATGCGACTCCTCGACAGTTTCCAAAAATGACCCGGTCCTCAGTGATTATTCCGAACAGATGCTCTTTGAGGACTCTGACGAGTCCCTGAACGCTCCAGAGGATCTGAGCGTCTCCCGAAAGTTGGATTTGAAAATCAAAGAGGAGCCAGCAGAAGAGGCTGAGGAGGTGGTAGAGGACGATGAGGTCTCCGAGCCGGGGGTGGAACTGAAGGACAGTGCTGCTGGAATGGAAGTAAACGTCTGGACATGTGAGAAGTGCGGCAAGATCTTCGCTGTGCGCAACCAGCTCGAGCGTCACCAGGAGCTGCTGTGTCACATCAAGCCCTTCGTGTGTCACATCTGCAACAAGGCCTTCAGAACCAACTTCCGTCTCTGGAGCCACTTCCAGTCCCACATGGCCTCCTCGGAAGAGTCGTCGTCAAAGGAAGCCGATCCACCGCACCCCTCCTCTGCCTCCCCGTCGCCTCCCCCACCTACACCCGCACCCCCACAGCCACTATCGCCCCCTTCCAGGGTAAAGAGACCTGAGACGGAGAGAGCTAGGAGGGCCTCCTTCTCCTCTTTCTCCACCCCAAAGCCAAGCGATCCTGACAAATCCATCACCCCTCAGGAGTCGGATACTCTCTTCTACCATGCCCCTCCGCTTTCAGCAATTACCTTCAAAAGACAGTTCATGTGCAAACTCTGCCACCGGACTTTCAAGACAGCCTTCAGTTTGTGGAGCCATGAACAGAGCCACACTAATGTGTAA
- the atg101 gene encoding autophagy-related protein 101 codes for MNCRSEVLEVSLESRQVDEAMLALLHTILLHRSTGKFHYKKEGTYSIGTVGSQDTDCDYIDFSFVRVSSEELDRAMRKSVGEFKDALCNSGSDGVGQISLEFYQKKKSRWPFSDECIPWEVWSIKVNVVSLANEQERQICREKVGEKLGEKVINIVEVINRHEYLPKMPTQSEVDNVFDTSLKDVQPYLYKITYQITDSLGTSVSTTMRRLIKDTLAL; via the exons ATGAACTGCCGCTCGGAGGTGCTGGAGGTGTCGCTGGAGAGTCGGCAGGTGGACGAGGCGATGCTGGCTCTGCTCCACACGATCCTCTTGCACCGCAGCACCGGCAAATTCCACTACAAGAAAGAGGGGACCTACTCCATCGGCACCGTGGGGAGCCAGGACACCGACTGCGACTACATCGACTTCTCCTTCGTGAGGGTCTCGTCCGAGGAGCTCGACAGGGCGATGAGGAAATCGGTTGGGGAATTCAAG GATGCATTATGCAACTCTGGCAGTGACGGTGTGGGGCAGATATCTCTGGAGTTCTACCAGAAGAAGAAGTCCCGCTGGCCCTTCTCGGATGAGTGCATTCCCTGGGAGGTGTGGAGCATCAAGGTGAACGTTGTTAGCCTGGCCAACGAGCAGGAGAGGCAAATTTGCCGGGAGAAGGTGGGTGAGAAGCTGGGGGAGAAGGTCATCAACATCGTGGAGGTGATCAACAGGCACGAGTACCTGCCCAAGATGCCCACGCAGTCGGAGGTGGACAACGTGTTTGACACCAGCCTGAAGGACGTGCAGCCCTACCTGTACAAGATCACTTACCAGATCACAGACTCGCTGGGAACCTCCGTGAGCACCACCATGAGGAGGCTTATTAAAGACACGCTGGCTTTGTGA